The following coding sequences lie in one Chlorocebus sabaeus isolate Y175 chromosome 29, mChlSab1.0.hap1, whole genome shotgun sequence genomic window:
- the IDH2 gene encoding isocitrate dehydrogenase [NADP], mitochondrial isoform X1, translating into MAGYLRVVRSLCRASGSRPAWAPAALTAPTSQEQTRRHYADKRIKVAKPVVEMDGDEMTRIIWQFIKEKLILPHVDIQLKYFDLGLPNRDQTDDQVTIDSALATQKYSVAVKCATITPDEARVEEFKLKKMWKSPNGTIRNILGGTVFREPIICKNIPRLVPGWTKPITIGRHAHGDQYKATDFVADRAGTFKMVFTPKDGSGVKEWEVYNFPAGGVGMGMYNTDESISGFAHSCFQYAIQKKWPLYMSTKNTILKAYDGRFKDIFQEIFDKHYKTDFDKNKIWYEHRLIDDMVAQVLKSSGGFVWACKNYDGDVQSDILAQGFGSLGLMTSVLVCPDGKTIEAEAAHGTVTRHYREHQKGRPTSTNPIASIFAWTRGLEHRGKLDGNQDLIRFAQTLEKVCVETVESGAMTKDLAGCIHGLSNVKLNEHFLNTTDFLDTIKSNLDRALGRQ; encoded by the exons ATGCTGACAAAAGGATCAAGGTGGCAAAGCCTGTGGtggagatggatggtgatgaGATGACCCGTATTATTTGGCAGTTCATCAAGGAGAAG CTCATCCTGCCCCACGTGGACATCCAGCTAAAGTATTTTGACCTCGGGCTCCCAAACCGTGACCAGACCGATGACCAGGTCACCATTGACTCTGCATTGGCCACCCAGAAGTACAGTGTGGCTGTCAAGTGTGCCACCATCACCCCTGATGAGGCCCGTGTGGAAG AGTTCAAGCTGAAGAAGATGTGGAAAAGTCCCAATGGAACTATCCGGAACATCCTGGGGGGGACTGTCTTCCGGGAGCCCATCATCTGCAAAAACATCCCACGCCTCGTCCCTGGCTGGACCAAGCCCATCACCATTGGCAGGCACGCCCATGGCGACCAG TACAAGGCCACAGACTTTGTGGCAGACCGGGCTGGCACGTTCAAAATGGTCTTCACCCCGAAAGATGGCAGCGGTGTCAAGGAGTGGGAAGTGTACAACTTCCCCGCAGGCGGTGTGGGCATGGGCATGTACAACACCGATGAG TCCATCTCGGGTTTCGCGCACAGCTGCTTCCAGTATGCTATCCAGAAGAAATGGCCGCTGTACATGAGCACCAAGAACACCATACTGAAAGCCTACGATGGGCGTTTCAAGGACATCTTCCAGGAGATCTTTGACAA GCACTATAAGACCGACTTCGACAAGAATAAGATCTGGTATGAGCACCGGCTCATTGAtgacatggtggctcaggtcCTCAAGTCTTCGGGCGGCTTTGTGTGGGCCTGCAAGAACTATGACGGAGATGTGCAGTCAGACATCCTGGCCCAGG GCTTTGGCTCTCTTGGCCTGATGACGTCTGTCCTGGTCTGCCCTGATGGGAAGACGATTGAGGCTGAGGCTGCTCATGGGACTGTCACCCGCCACTATCGGGAGCACCAGAAG GGCCGGCCCACCAGCACCAACCCCATCGCCAGCATCTTTGCCTGGACACGTGGCCTGGAGCACCGAGGGAAACTGGATGGGAACCAGGACCTCATCAG GTTTGCCCAGACGCTGGAGAAGGTGTGCGTGGAGACGGTGGAGAGCGGAGCCATGACCAAGGACCTGGCGGGCTGCATTCATGGCCTCAGCAA TGTGAAGCTGAACGAGCACTTCCTGAACACCACGGACTTCCTCGACACCATCAAGAGCAACCTGGACAGAGCCCTGGGCAGGCAGTAG
- the IDH2 gene encoding isocitrate dehydrogenase [NADP], mitochondrial isoform X2, protein MWKSPNGTIRNILGGTVFREPIICKNIPRLVPGWTKPITIGRHAHGDQYKATDFVADRAGTFKMVFTPKDGSGVKEWEVYNFPAGGVGMGMYNTDESISGFAHSCFQYAIQKKWPLYMSTKNTILKAYDGRFKDIFQEIFDKHYKTDFDKNKIWYEHRLIDDMVAQVLKSSGGFVWACKNYDGDVQSDILAQGFGSLGLMTSVLVCPDGKTIEAEAAHGTVTRHYREHQKGRPTSTNPIASIFAWTRGLEHRGKLDGNQDLIRFAQTLEKVCVETVESGAMTKDLAGCIHGLSNVKLNEHFLNTTDFLDTIKSNLDRALGRQ, encoded by the exons ATGTGGAAAAGTCCCAATGGAACTATCCGGAACATCCTGGGGGGGACTGTCTTCCGGGAGCCCATCATCTGCAAAAACATCCCACGCCTCGTCCCTGGCTGGACCAAGCCCATCACCATTGGCAGGCACGCCCATGGCGACCAG TACAAGGCCACAGACTTTGTGGCAGACCGGGCTGGCACGTTCAAAATGGTCTTCACCCCGAAAGATGGCAGCGGTGTCAAGGAGTGGGAAGTGTACAACTTCCCCGCAGGCGGTGTGGGCATGGGCATGTACAACACCGATGAG TCCATCTCGGGTTTCGCGCACAGCTGCTTCCAGTATGCTATCCAGAAGAAATGGCCGCTGTACATGAGCACCAAGAACACCATACTGAAAGCCTACGATGGGCGTTTCAAGGACATCTTCCAGGAGATCTTTGACAA GCACTATAAGACCGACTTCGACAAGAATAAGATCTGGTATGAGCACCGGCTCATTGAtgacatggtggctcaggtcCTCAAGTCTTCGGGCGGCTTTGTGTGGGCCTGCAAGAACTATGACGGAGATGTGCAGTCAGACATCCTGGCCCAGG GCTTTGGCTCTCTTGGCCTGATGACGTCTGTCCTGGTCTGCCCTGATGGGAAGACGATTGAGGCTGAGGCTGCTCATGGGACTGTCACCCGCCACTATCGGGAGCACCAGAAG GGCCGGCCCACCAGCACCAACCCCATCGCCAGCATCTTTGCCTGGACACGTGGCCTGGAGCACCGAGGGAAACTGGATGGGAACCAGGACCTCATCAG GTTTGCCCAGACGCTGGAGAAGGTGTGCGTGGAGACGGTGGAGAGCGGAGCCATGACCAAGGACCTGGCGGGCTGCATTCATGGCCTCAGCAA TGTGAAGCTGAACGAGCACTTCCTGAACACCACGGACTTCCTCGACACCATCAAGAGCAACCTGGACAGAGCCCTGGGCAGGCAGTAG